The genomic stretch AGGGCCAGGGTCAGGGCCGTCAGCGGGAGGCCGCCCCGCAGGTGCAGGCGCCGCAGCCCGCACCCGCCGCCGCGCAGGACGCCGCCGGGGATGACGCCAAGCGTCGCCGTCGCCGCCGGGGCCGCCGGGGCGGCGGGGGCAGCGCGCCCACGCAGAGCTGAGCTGCGCGGAACACCACGGATCACATTGATGGGCCAGTCTCCTGGGGGGGCTGGCCCCTTGACTTGGCGAAATTCTCATGTTGGCCGCTCTGCCGGGACACACCAGCGTGGCCCTCCCAGACAGGACGGAGCGCTGGGCACCCGGCAGGGCTGTCGCCTATGCAGGTGTGCGGAAGACGGGCACACCTTGGGGTTTCTATCATCGGGCGGGTGGCCGCCCCCCTCTAGGCTGTTCTGATACGCCCGGACGGGCGTGCAGGAGGGAAGAATCATGACCATGTCGGAACAGCCAGGGACCCAGCGTCAGCGCTCCCGCCTGGGGGCGCAACTCCTGCCGGGAGGGCGGGAGACGCGCTTCCGGGCCTGGAGTACCCGCGCCGGGCAGATGTGCGTGCGGGTCGGGGGCGAATCGCACGTGATGGAACCACTTCCAGGTGCGTATTTCGAGACGGTGCTGCCGGTTGGGGCGGGCACCCGCTACTGCTTTGAACTGGACGGGCAGGCGCTGCCGGACCCGTACGCGCGTTTTATGCCGCACGGCGTGCATGGTGACTCGGAGGTCGTTGATCTCTCCGCGTACGAATGGCAGCACCCGGACTGGACAGGACGGCCGCTGGCCGAGTGCGTGTTCTACGAACTGCACGTGGGCACCTTCACGCCGGAAGGCACCTACCGCGCCGCACAGGAGCGGCTGCCGCAGCTGGTGGAGCTGGGCGTGACCGCGATCCAGATGATGCCCGTCGCGGCCTTCCCCGGCGAGCGGGGCTGGGGGTACGACGGCGTGGCTCTGTTCGCGCCGTTCGCGCCGTACGGCCGCCCCGAGGACCTGATGGCGTTCGTGGACGCCGCACACGGCCTGGGCCTGGCGGTGTTCCTGGACGTGGTGTACAACCACTTCGGGCCGGACGGGAACTACCTGACGAGCTACAGCCCGTCGTACTTCACGGACCGTTTCCACACGGCGTGGGGGCAGGGCCTGGACTACGCCGAGCCGCACATGCGCCGGTACATCACCGGGAACGCGCGGATGTGGCTACAGGACTACCGCTTCGACGGCCTACGGCTGGACGCGACCGCCAGCATGCAGGACGACAGCGAGGAGCACATCCTGCACGAACTGGCGCGCGAGACGCACGCGCTGGGGGGCGGGCACATCCTGCTGGCCGAGGATCACCGGAACCTGCCGGAACTGGTCACCGAGACCGGCCTGGACGGCATCTGGGTGGACGACTTCCACCACGAGGTGCGCGTGACCCTGACCGAGGAGCAGGAAGGCTACTACGGGGGCTTCCGGGGCGGCGCGCGCGAACTGGCGCACGTCATCAACCGGGGCTGGCAGTACGAGGGGCAGTTCTGGAACGTGACCGGCGAGGAACACAACCGCGGCCGGCCCGCCACCGACCTGGAGGCGCCCAGCTTCGTGTACTGCATCCAGAACCATGATCAGGTGGGAAACCGCGCGCTGGGCGACCGCCTGCATCACTTCGAATCGGTGACGCTGGCCGAGTACCGCGGGGCGAGCACGCTGCTGCTGTCCCTGCCGATGACGCCGCTGCTGTTCCAGGGGCAGGAGTGGGCGGCGAGCACGCCCTTCCCATTCTTCAGCGACCACATCGGGGAACTGGGGCAGATGGTGACCGAGGGACGGCGGCGGGAGTTCGCGTACTTCTCGGGCTTCAGCACACTGAACGTGCCGGACCCGCAGGCGCCCGGGACCTTCGAGAGCGCCCGGCTGAACTGGGCCGAACGCGAGCAGGGCGAGCACGGGCGCACGCTGGCGCTGTACCGTCACCTGCTGCGCCTGCGCCGGGAGGATCCGGTGCTGCGGGAGCGCTCGCGCCGCTTCATCCGGGCGGGCGCGGTGGACACCGGGGCCGGGGAGGCGCTGTGGGTGCGCTGGGAGACCCCGCAGGGCGTGCGGGCCCTGCTGTGGAACCTGACACACAAGCCGCTCACGCCGGGGCTGCTGGCGCTGCCGTTCGCGCTGCCGCAGGAGGTGCTGCTGCACTCCGAGGGCGACCTGCACGCGCCCGCCGCGCTGGGCGGGCTGCACCTGAGTCCGGGTGAGGCCGCGCTGCTGGCCGGGCCGGTGGAGGCGTGACCCCGGCTTCCCGAAACGGGGCGTCTCAGGCCACCATGGACGGCACCCGGACCCACCTGCCGGGCGCGACGTACCGCCTCCAGCTGCACCGGGACTTCGATTTCGCGGCGGCGCGGCGGGTGCTGCCGTACCTCGCGCGGCTGGGCGTGACCGACGTGTACCTCTCCCCCATCTGGACGAGCACGCCGGGCAGCACGCACGGCTACGACGTGACCGACCACGCGCAGGTCAACCCGGAACTGGGCGGCCTGAAGGGCCTGAAGAGCCTGTCCGCGCGGGCCCGCGAGCTGGGCCTGGGCCTGATCGTGGATTTCGTGCCGAACCACATGGGCATCCAGGGCGGCCACAACCCCTACTGGGAGGACGTGCTGGAGCACGGGCAGGCCAGCCGCTACGCGCATTTCTTCGACATCTCCTGGCATCCGCTGAAGCGGGCGCTGGACGGCAAGGTGCTGCTGCCGGTGCTGGGCGACCAGTACGGCCGGGTGCTGGAACGCCGTGAGCTGCGCCTGGAACGGCAGGGCGGCGCGTTCCGGCTGCGCTACTGGGAGCGGCAGCTGCCCCTGTCGCCGCGCAGCGTGGGGCAGCTGCTGGCCTGGACGGCCCAGGCTCTGCCCGCCGGGACGGGCACGGTCACGCTGGGGGAACTGGCCAGCATCCGCCGCTCGGTGGACACGCTGCCGCGCAGCACCTCGGCCGACCTGACCGACACGGACCGCGTGATCCGCGCGCAGGAGGTGCAGGTCATGACCCGCCGCCTGGGCGCGCTGCTGGAGGACTCGGGAGCGGTACGCGGCGCGCTGGACGCCACACTGGACGCCGTGAACGCCGACCCGGCGCGGCTGGACCGGGTGATCGGCGAGCAGAACTACCGGCTGGCGTTCTGGAAGGTCGCCGCCGAGGAGATCAACTACCGGCGCTTCTTCGACATCAACGATCTCGCGGCGCTGCGCATGGAGGACCCCCGGGTGTTCGCCTGGGCACACGGGACGCTGTTCGACCTGCTGCGTCAGGGGCTCGTGCAGGGCGTGCGGCTCGATCACACCGACGGGCTGTTCGACCCTGCCGGGTACTTCCAGGCCCTCCAGGAGGGCGCCGCACAGGCCCTGGGCCGCGGGGTGGGCGACGAGCTGCCGCTGTACGTGGTGGCCGAGAAGATCCTGGAGCCCGGCGAGACCCTGCCCGAAGCCTGGGCGATCCACGGCACGACCGGGTACGACTTCCTGGCGCAGCTCAGCGGCACCTTCGTGGACGGCGCGAACGAGGAGGAACTGAGTGCCATCTACCGCCGCTTCAGCGGGGACCGGCTGTCGTACGGGGAGCACCTGTACCGCGGCAAGCACCTGATCCAGCGGGTGAGCCTGCCGGGCGAGGTGAACGTCCTGACCGAGCACCTCGAGCGGCTGGCCGAGACGGACCTGAACGCGCGGGACTTCACGCTGAGCACGCTGCGCGCCGCGATCCGCGAGGTCATCGCGACGTTCCCGGTGTACCGCACGTACATCCGCGCCGACGGGCAGCGCGAACCCGGCGACGACGCGAAGATCGCCCACGCCATCCGCGACGCGAAGGCCCACAACCGCCGGGACGGCCTGACCCTGGACCCCAGCGTGTTCGACTACCTGCACGCCGTGCTGACCCTGAACGCCCCGGACAGGCAGACGCGCGCGGCGTACGCGGACTTCGCGCTGAAATTCCAGCAGCTGACCGGGCCGGTCACGGCCAAGGGCGCCGAGGACACGGCCTTCTACCGCTACGCGCGGCTGCTCTCGCTGAACGAGGTGGGCGGCGACCCGGCGCTGTTCGGCACGCCGGTCGCGACCTTCCACGAGGCGGCGCAGGGCCGCGCGGCGCGCTGGCCGCACGCGATGCTGGCGGGCAGCACCCACGACACCAAGCGCGGCGAGGACACCCGCGCGCGCATCAGCGTGCTGTCCGAGCTGCCGCAGACGTGGTCGGCGTACCTGAGCCGCTGGTCGCCGCTGATCCGCAGCCTGGAGACCGACCTGGAACTGGGCCGCGCCCCCACCACCCTGGATGGGTACGTGCTTCTCCAGAACGCGCTGGGCGCGTACCCGCTGGACGGCCGCACGGAGGACTTCGCGGACCGCCTGAGTGCGTACATGCTCAAGGCGGCGCGCGAGGCGAAGCTCCGCACGAGCTGGGCCGCGCCCGACGAGGAGTACGAGGCGGCGCTGGACGCCCTGGTGCGCGGCCTGCTGACCGACGACGACTTCATGACATCACTCACCGAACTGCACGGCCGGATCAGTCCGCACGGGGCGCAGAACGGCCTGAGTGCCGCGCTCGTTCGCCTCACGGCGCCTGGCGTGCCCGACACGTACCAGGGCAGCGAGGGCTGGAACCAGAGCCTCGTCGATCCGGACAACCGCCGCCCCGTGAACTACGGCGCGCTGAACCGCACGCTGGGCCGCCTGGAACGCGGGCAGGGCACCCTGGCGCTGGCCCGCAAACTGCTCGACACCTT from Deinococcus soli (ex Cha et al. 2016) encodes the following:
- the treY gene encoding malto-oligosyltrehalose synthase gives rise to the protein MDGTRTHLPGATYRLQLHRDFDFAAARRVLPYLARLGVTDVYLSPIWTSTPGSTHGYDVTDHAQVNPELGGLKGLKSLSARARELGLGLIVDFVPNHMGIQGGHNPYWEDVLEHGQASRYAHFFDISWHPLKRALDGKVLLPVLGDQYGRVLERRELRLERQGGAFRLRYWERQLPLSPRSVGQLLAWTAQALPAGTGTVTLGELASIRRSVDTLPRSTSADLTDTDRVIRAQEVQVMTRRLGALLEDSGAVRGALDATLDAVNADPARLDRVIGEQNYRLAFWKVAAEEINYRRFFDINDLAALRMEDPRVFAWAHGTLFDLLRQGLVQGVRLDHTDGLFDPAGYFQALQEGAAQALGRGVGDELPLYVVAEKILEPGETLPEAWAIHGTTGYDFLAQLSGTFVDGANEEELSAIYRRFSGDRLSYGEHLYRGKHLIQRVSLPGEVNVLTEHLERLAETDLNARDFTLSTLRAAIREVIATFPVYRTYIRADGQREPGDDAKIAHAIRDAKAHNRRDGLTLDPSVFDYLHAVLTLNAPDRQTRAAYADFALKFQQLTGPVTAKGAEDTAFYRYARLLSLNEVGGDPALFGTPVATFHEAAQGRAARWPHAMLAGSTHDTKRGEDTRARISVLSELPQTWSAYLSRWSPLIRSLETDLELGRAPTTLDGYVLLQNALGAYPLDGRTEDFADRLSAYMLKAAREAKLRTSWAAPDEEYEAALDALVRGLLTDDDFMTSLTELHGRISPHGAQNGLSAALVRLTAPGVPDTYQGSEGWNQSLVDPDNRRPVNYGALNRTLGRLERGQGTLALARKLLDTFEDGSVKVLVTWAALQARAAHPGLFRDGTYRPLDGGRHVLAFARELGTQRAVTVAPRLTFTLTRERTPWATGAAWGTRQLTLPAGTYTNLLTGERLRARGGKTPLAKVLEDFPLALLLRE
- the treZ gene encoding malto-oligosyltrehalose trehalohydrolase, whose product is MTMSEQPGTQRQRSRLGAQLLPGGRETRFRAWSTRAGQMCVRVGGESHVMEPLPGAYFETVLPVGAGTRYCFELDGQALPDPYARFMPHGVHGDSEVVDLSAYEWQHPDWTGRPLAECVFYELHVGTFTPEGTYRAAQERLPQLVELGVTAIQMMPVAAFPGERGWGYDGVALFAPFAPYGRPEDLMAFVDAAHGLGLAVFLDVVYNHFGPDGNYLTSYSPSYFTDRFHTAWGQGLDYAEPHMRRYITGNARMWLQDYRFDGLRLDATASMQDDSEEHILHELARETHALGGGHILLAEDHRNLPELVTETGLDGIWVDDFHHEVRVTLTEEQEGYYGGFRGGARELAHVINRGWQYEGQFWNVTGEEHNRGRPATDLEAPSFVYCIQNHDQVGNRALGDRLHHFESVTLAEYRGASTLLLSLPMTPLLFQGQEWAASTPFPFFSDHIGELGQMVTEGRRREFAYFSGFSTLNVPDPQAPGTFESARLNWAEREQGEHGRTLALYRHLLRLRREDPVLRERSRRFIRAGAVDTGAGEALWVRWETPQGVRALLWNLTHKPLTPGLLALPFALPQEVLLHSEGDLHAPAALGGLHLSPGEAALLAGPVEA